Proteins encoded in a region of the Pieris rapae chromosome 10, ilPieRapa1.1, whole genome shotgun sequence genome:
- the LOC110993485 gene encoding diacylglycerol kinase eta isoform X3 — protein sequence MSVDEANASGDIKSSFEDSTDSENETETKPLLRRISTSKCVGRLPVVREGYLMKQTRSFQRWQRRYFKLRGRTLYYAKDKESQLWDEYDLEDATYAECSINNAKHSFQVITASRCLVLCAENRSEMEAWSGALRGALHSGSNVADLVASLSRGDHHWYAATHARPTFCNVCRESLGALGTAHALACELCKFKAHKRCASRAPPSCKWTTLASLGPHLVEDAEGNIIMPHQWLEGNLPVAAKCDVCDKTCGSVLRLQDFRCIWCRKCVHANCRPSWRAYCSLGPAKASVVPPTRLHSVGPDDGWLPDRPPNASPLIVFVNSRSGDNQGVKFLRRFKQLLNPAQVFELSGAGPRLGLRLFRHFAPLRVLVCSGDGSVGWVLQEIDKLDIHVQTAVLPLGTGNDLARVLGWGSSCDDAANLQQLLERYERASTKMLDRWSIMSFERALTAPPPPPVPPDLLDESALLNNLQEIVQAGEAGEINSEARAALREGCVRLASVGERAGGGAARAAHRLRRALSLLLHARAHIAHDHAKCESWEALESTSDSEPETQLVAEKGSIEKTEKEQLNWAARGCALAGRADSVRRALRSLVRTLTLLYPPEANTGEHNAKEVEPANTGENEMSALPVPKAFADSRRSSAASAISAASMQPENIPDVDEDIAKLISTNPTEQANLEVEKRDRSKASSASPQDRLSLSNLSSCDTSSCRNLLRPDGEQASATYNSSSLTIPNLVVSDDSDKRSLIQGETYESDQLTIIDIDKPYTDEVHFHDLCERAASASGDCTPERKLSSVDLEIDATSSEGSNISDDFSLISEIIDTKPEELEEGVGMGHIDSPEISETTYMNSETIHGESIMDDISSMLGQDVLLAMMGKNGDNETYTDDTTLFTSDTVSDIPFDSRNPSIEKTHEPKNRYISKIKKPIDADVEKFGFENRVFYLENTTKAEEQVKYCSLAHFEEGSDIARKSFRKHMRKSVKKRVDDSGVKHLLPRSTTEEVLKTEETSRQGSPKPQTLLGLEEKRLVEHEQTPMFPQVSVVVEPPSPSHSDDKKSIKSSSRMASVLSDIFDHGTDTLSVHSPEPSMSTARERRQSDNPRLLGSDSEYGQFLSCSPAATRRISCGSLFKPGETDNRLSTSVSSIWGEGGSFGGCQTKSEASDKAKKLPIINPLVQLPAWPHVAQGFISQCLLANADALCAAVSPLMDPDETLLEGFYEKAVMNNYFGIGIDAKITLDFHNKREEHPEKCRSRARNYMWYGVLGSKEWVNRTYRHLGQRVQLECDGQRIPLPELQGIVVLNIPSFMGGTNFWGGTRGDDLFLAPSFDDRVLEVVAVFGSAQMAASRLINLQKHRIAQCRAVQINILGDECVPVQVDGEAWLQPPGCVRIIHKNRAQMLCRSRALETSLRAWDEKQQQKSQVGGSARALPPAEAAHLLSLLDDINTIVKHVKLACISESGSGRISSALSTARRVAAQADALQDADGRLLPAPQLRRLLAALIESCHELLDSGAVGSAACGLRAQLARCVIKDGFVYINAEEAPKKSSRWLRSRRSVSEGGTAPAQTAQVRSWGIKEVQAWLETIELGEYSEAFAKHDITGRELLSLARRDLRDLGVTKVGHVKRILQAVKELQ from the exons gtgATAACTGCTAGCCGTTGTCTGGTACTTTGTGCTGAGAACCGAAGCGAAATGGAGGCATGGTCAGGTGCGTTGCGCGGCGCTCTACATAGCGGCTCCAATGTGGCTGATCTGGTGGCGAGTTTATCTCGAGGAGACCATCACTg gTACGCAGCAACGCACGCGAGGCCGACATTCTGTAATGTATGCCGCGAGTCGCTGGGCGCGCTTGGCACAGCGCACGCCCTTGCCTGCGAACTTTGCAAGTTCAAGGCGCACAAGCGATGTGCTTCGCGAGCGCCGCCATCTTGCAAATGGACCACGCTGGCATCGCTTGGACCGCATCTTGTAGAGGACGCAGAAGGG AACATTATTATGCCTCATCAATGGCTCGAAGGAAACTTGCCGGTTGCAGCCAAATGCGATGTTTGCGACAAAACATGCGGTTCTGTGCTCAG GCTACAAGACTTCCGTTGCATCTGGTGCCGTAAATGCGTCCACGCGAACTGCAGGCCCAGCTGGCGTGCTTACTGCTCTTTAGGACCTGCTAAAGCATCAGTGGTCCCACCCACTAGACTCCATTCTGTGGGTCCTGATGATGGGTGGCTTCCGGATAGGCCCCCTAATGCCTCGCCTCTCATCGTGTTTGTTAATTCTAGATCTG GTGACAATCAAGGCGTGAAGTTCCTTCGTCGTTTCAAGCAGTTGTTGAACCCAGCGCAGGTGTTTGAATTGAGTGGCGCTGGGCCGCGTCTCGGTCTCCGGCTTTTCAGACACTTCGCACCACTACGAGTGCTTGTCTGCAGTGGGGACGGATCGGTTGGCTGGGTGCTGCAGGAAATCGATAAACTTGACATACAT GTTCAAACTGCTGTTTTACCTCTGGGCACGGGCAACGATCTCGCCCGAGTACTGGGCTGGGGATCCTCTTGTGATGATGCAGCCAACCTGCAACAGTTGCTGGAACGGTACGAGAGGGCTTCCACCAAGATGCTAGACAG aTGGTCAATAATGTCGTTTGAACGTGCTCTCACTGCTCCTCCGCCGCCGCCAGTTCCACCCGACTTGCTTGATGAGAGCGCACTACTGAATAACCTGCAAGAGATAGTTCAG gcGGGTGAGGCAGGTGAAATAAATAGCGAAGCCCGTGCAGCATTACGCGAAGGGTGCGTGCGTTTAGCTAGCGTGGGCGAACGGGCCGGGGGCGGAGCGGCACGGGCGGCACATCGCCTGCGACGCGCGCTGTCTTTGCTTCTACATGCGCGGGCACACATAGCGCACGATCATGCTAAATGCGA GTCTTGGGAGGCATTAGAATCAACAAGTGATAGTGAGCCCGAAACTCAACTCGTTGCCGAAAAGGGCAGTATTGAAAAGACTGAAAAG GAGCAACTGAATTGGGCGGCGCGAGGCTGCGCACTGGCAGGACGAGCGGATAGCGTAAGGCGGGCTCTGCGATCACTTGTGCGCACACTCACGTTGCTTTACCCACCG GAAGCAAACACGGGGGAACATAACGCTAAAGAGGTAGAGCCAGCTAACACGGGTGAGAATGAAATGTCAGCACTACCGGTGCCCAAAGCTTTTGCTGATAGCCGACGGTCATCTGCTGCAAGCGCTATCTCTGCCGCTTCTATGCAACCTGAAAA caTTCCAGATGTAGACGAAGACATAGCTAAGTTAATTAGTACTAACCCAACAGAGCAAGCTAACTTGGAGGTAGAGAAACGAGACAGGAGTAAAGCCAGTTCCGCTTCACCCCAAGACCGCCTTTCGCTTTCAAATTTATCCTCCTGTGATACTAGCTCCTGCAGGAATCTTCTTAGACCTGACGGGGAACAAGCGAGTGCCACTTACAATAGCAGTAGTTTAACTATACCTAACCTAGTCGTGTCAGATGATAGTGATAAGAGATCGTTAATACAGGGAGAAACTTATGAATCGGACCAATTGACTATAATAGACATCGACAAACCGTATACGGATGAAGTACATTTTCACGATTTGTGCGAAAGAGCGGCGTCAGCTAGCGGCGACTGCACCCCAGAAAGAAAACTTTCTAGCGTAGACTTAGAGATTGATGCAACGAGCTCAGAAGGGTCCAACATTAGCGATGATTTTAGCTTAATCTCGGAAATTATTGATACAAAACCTGAAGAACTAGAAGAAGGAGTTGGGATGGGACACATTGATTCACCTGAAATATCAGAAACTACATACATGAACTCGGAAACTATACATGGAGAATCTATAATGGACGATATTAGCTCGATGCTGGGGCAAGACGTTCTTCTAGCCATGATGGGCAAAAACGGAGACAACGAAACTTACACAGACGACACGACATTATTTACGTCTGATACAGTATCAGACATTCCCTTTGATAGTCGTAATCCCAGTATAGAAAAAACACATGAACCAAAAAACAGGTACATATCCAAAATAAAGAAACCTATAGATGCTGACGTGGAAAAATTTGGTTTTGAAAATCGGGTATTTTACCTTGAAAACACGACTAAAGCTGAAGAACAAGTCAAATATTGTAGCTTAGCACATTTTGAAGAAGGTAGCGATATAGCAAGAAAATCATTTCGAAAACACATGCgtaaaagtgtaaaaaaacGTGTTGATGACAGCGGTGTGAAACATTTGCTTCCCAGATCAACAACAGAGGAGGTGCTTAAAACCGAAGAGACATCTCGTCAAGGTTCGCCAAAACCCCAAACGTTACTTGGCTTGGAAGAGAAAAGGTTAGTAGAACACGAGCAAACGCCAATGTTTCCCCAAGTCAGTGTTGTAGTAGAACCTCCATCGCCTTCGCATAGTGATGATAAGAAAAGTATAAAGAGCTCAAGTAGAATGGCTTCAGTTTTGAGTGACATATTTGATCACGGCACAGACACATTGAGTGTGCACTCGCCAGAGCCAAGTATGTCTACCGCAAGAGAACGTCGTCAATCAGATAATCCACGACTTCTTGGCTCTGACTCGGAGTATGGACAGTTTTTAAGTTGTTCACCGGCGGCTACGAGACGAATTTCATGCGGAAGTCTTTTCAAACCTGGTGAGACAGACAA cAGACTATCAACCTCAGTGTCGTCGATTTGGGGGGAAGGCGGTTCATTTGGAGGTTGTCAAACAAAGTCTGAAGCAAGTGACAAAGCTAAAAAACTACCAATAATCAACCCCTTAGTTCAACTGCCTGCTTGGCCCCACGTCGCCCAAGGGTTTATAAGTCAATGTCTCCTTGCAAATGCTGATGCTCTTTGTGCAGCTGTAAGCCCGTTAATGGACCCTGACGAAACACTTCTAGAAGGCTTCTACGAAAAAGCTGTGATGAATAATTACTTTGGAATTGGGATTGATGCTAAAATAACTCttgattttcataataaaagagAAGAACACCCGGAGAAGTGCAGGTCAAGAGCCAGAAATTATATGTGGTATGGTGTTCTGGGATCTAAAGAATGGGTCAACAGGACATATAG acATTTAGGCCAACGAGTTCAACTTGAATGCGACGGTCAGAGAATTCCATTACCAGAACTCCAGGGCATCGTTGTCCTAAATATACCATCGTTCATGGGTGGAACCAACTTTTGGGGCGGTACACGGGGCGATGACCTATTTTTGGCACCTTCGTTTGATGACAGAGTTCTGGAA GTAGTAGCAGTATTCGGTTCAGCGCAAATGGCAGCATCTCGTCTTATAAACCTGCAAAAGCATCGGATAGCCCAGTGCCGGGCAGTCCAAATTAATATCTTGGGAGATGAATGCGTCCCCGTGCAGGTGGATGGAGAGGCTTGGCTCCAGCCACCGGGATGTGTAAGGATCATACACAAGAATAGAGCTCAGATGTTATGCCGTTCTAGGGCCCTGGAGACTAGTTTAAG AGCATGGGATGAAAAGCAACAACAGAAGTCCCAGGTTGGTGGATCAGCGCGTGCTTTGCCACCAGCGGAAGCCGCTCACCTGCTAAGCCTTCTAGATGATATCAACACTATCGTCAAGCAT GTGAAGCTAGCATGTATCAGCGAAAGTGGGTCTGGTAGGATATCAAGTGCTCTATCAACAGCCAGACGTGTGGCAGCACAGGCTGACGCATTACAGGATGCAGATGGCAGATTACTCCCCGCTCCACAGCTAAGAAGATTGCTTGCGGCACTG ATTGAAAGCTGCCATGAACTGCTGGATAGTGGGGCTGTAGGCAGTGCGGCTTGTGGGTTGCGCGCGCAACTTGCACGGTGCGTTATCAAGGACGGATTCGTCTATATCAACGCTGAAGAG GCCCCGAAGAAAAGCAGCCGCTGGCTGAGAAGTCGCCGAAGCGTGTCCGAAGGTGGCACAGCGCCAGCGCAGACTGCCCAAGTCAGGTCGTGGGGCATCAAAGAAGTCCAAGCCTGGCTAGAGACCATAGAGCTAGGCGAATACTCTGAAGCTTTCGCGAAACATGACATCACTGGGCGGGAACTCTTGTCCCTGGCGCGCCGTGACCTACGCGATCTGGGAGTGACGAAAGTGGGACACGTCAAGAGGATCCTTCAAGCTGTCAAAGAACTACAGTGA
- the LOC110993485 gene encoding diacylglycerol kinase eta isoform X2 has translation MSVDEANASGDIKSSFEDSTDSENETETKPLLRRISTSKCVGRLPVVREGYLMKQTRSFQRWQRRYFKLRGRTLYYAKDKESQLWDEYDLEDATYAECSINNAKHSFQVITASRCLVLCAENRSEMEAWSGALRGALHSGSNVADLVASLSRGDHHWYAATHARPTFCNVCRESLGALGTAHALACELCKFKAHKRCASRAPPSCKWTTLASLGPHLVEDAEGNIIMPHQWLEGNLPVAAKCDVCDKTCGSVLRLQDFRCIWCRKCVHANCRPSWRAYCSLGPAKASVVPPTRLHSVGPDDGWLPDRPPNASPLIVFVNSRSGDNQGVKFLRRFKQLLNPAQVFELSGAGPRLGLRLFRHFAPLRVLVCSGDGSVGWVLQEIDKLDIHRQVQTAVLPLGTGNDLARVLGWGSSCDDAANLQQLLERYERASTKMLDRWSIMSFERALTAPPPPPVPPDLLDESALLNNLQEIVQAGEAGEINSEARAALREGCVRLASVGERAGGGAARAAHRLRRALSLLLHARAHIAHDHAKCESWEALESTSDSEPETQLVAEKGSIEKTEKEQLNWAARGCALAGRADSVRRALRSLVRTLTLLYPPEANTGEHNAKEVEPANTGENEMSALPVPKAFADSRRSSAASAISAASMQPENIPDVDEDIAKLISTNPTEQANLEVEKRDRSKASSASPQDRLSLSNLSSCDTSSCRNLLRPDGEQASATYNSSSLTIPNLVVSDDSDKRSLIQGETYESDQLTIIDIDKPYTDEVHFHDLCERAASASGDCTPERKLSSVDLEIDATSSEGSNISDDFSLISEIIDTKPEELEEGVGMGHIDSPEISETTYMNSETIHGESIMDDISSMLGQDVLLAMMGKNGDNETYTDDTTLFTSDTVSDIPFDSRNPSIEKTHEPKNRYISKIKKPIDADVEKFGFENRVFYLENTTKAEEQVKYCSLAHFEEGSDIARKSFRKHMRKSVKKRVDDSGVKHLLPRSTTEEVLKTEETSRQGSPKPQTLLGLEEKRLVEHEQTPMFPQVSVVVEPPSPSHSDDKKSIKSSSRMASVLSDIFDHGTDTLSVHSPEPSMSTARERRQSDNPRLLGSDSEYGQFLSCSPAATRRISCGSLFKPGETDKLSTSVSSIWGEGGSFGGCQTKSEASDKAKKLPIINPLVQLPAWPHVAQGFISQCLLANADALCAAVSPLMDPDETLLEGFYEKAVMNNYFGIGIDAKITLDFHNKREEHPEKCRSRARNYMWYGVLGSKEWVNRTYRHLGQRVQLECDGQRIPLPELQGIVVLNIPSFMGGTNFWGGTRGDDLFLAPSFDDRVLEVVAVFGSAQMAASRLINLQKHRIAQCRAVQINILGDECVPVQVDGEAWLQPPGCVRIIHKNRAQMLCRSRALETSLRAWDEKQQQKSQVGGSARALPPAEAAHLLSLLDDINTIVKHVKLACISESGSGRISSALSTARRVAAQADALQDADGRLLPAPQLRRLLAALIESCHELLDSGAVGSAACGLRAQLARCVIKDGFVYINAEEAPKKSSRWLRSRRSVSEGGTAPAQTAQVRSWGIKEVQAWLETIELGEYSEAFAKHDITGRELLSLARRDLRDLGVTKVGHVKRILQAVKELQ, from the exons gtgATAACTGCTAGCCGTTGTCTGGTACTTTGTGCTGAGAACCGAAGCGAAATGGAGGCATGGTCAGGTGCGTTGCGCGGCGCTCTACATAGCGGCTCCAATGTGGCTGATCTGGTGGCGAGTTTATCTCGAGGAGACCATCACTg gTACGCAGCAACGCACGCGAGGCCGACATTCTGTAATGTATGCCGCGAGTCGCTGGGCGCGCTTGGCACAGCGCACGCCCTTGCCTGCGAACTTTGCAAGTTCAAGGCGCACAAGCGATGTGCTTCGCGAGCGCCGCCATCTTGCAAATGGACCACGCTGGCATCGCTTGGACCGCATCTTGTAGAGGACGCAGAAGGG AACATTATTATGCCTCATCAATGGCTCGAAGGAAACTTGCCGGTTGCAGCCAAATGCGATGTTTGCGACAAAACATGCGGTTCTGTGCTCAG GCTACAAGACTTCCGTTGCATCTGGTGCCGTAAATGCGTCCACGCGAACTGCAGGCCCAGCTGGCGTGCTTACTGCTCTTTAGGACCTGCTAAAGCATCAGTGGTCCCACCCACTAGACTCCATTCTGTGGGTCCTGATGATGGGTGGCTTCCGGATAGGCCCCCTAATGCCTCGCCTCTCATCGTGTTTGTTAATTCTAGATCTG GTGACAATCAAGGCGTGAAGTTCCTTCGTCGTTTCAAGCAGTTGTTGAACCCAGCGCAGGTGTTTGAATTGAGTGGCGCTGGGCCGCGTCTCGGTCTCCGGCTTTTCAGACACTTCGCACCACTACGAGTGCTTGTCTGCAGTGGGGACGGATCGGTTGGCTGGGTGCTGCAGGAAATCGATAAACTTGACATACAT CGACAGGTTCAAACTGCTGTTTTACCTCTGGGCACGGGCAACGATCTCGCCCGAGTACTGGGCTGGGGATCCTCTTGTGATGATGCAGCCAACCTGCAACAGTTGCTGGAACGGTACGAGAGGGCTTCCACCAAGATGCTAGACAG aTGGTCAATAATGTCGTTTGAACGTGCTCTCACTGCTCCTCCGCCGCCGCCAGTTCCACCCGACTTGCTTGATGAGAGCGCACTACTGAATAACCTGCAAGAGATAGTTCAG gcGGGTGAGGCAGGTGAAATAAATAGCGAAGCCCGTGCAGCATTACGCGAAGGGTGCGTGCGTTTAGCTAGCGTGGGCGAACGGGCCGGGGGCGGAGCGGCACGGGCGGCACATCGCCTGCGACGCGCGCTGTCTTTGCTTCTACATGCGCGGGCACACATAGCGCACGATCATGCTAAATGCGA GTCTTGGGAGGCATTAGAATCAACAAGTGATAGTGAGCCCGAAACTCAACTCGTTGCCGAAAAGGGCAGTATTGAAAAGACTGAAAAG GAGCAACTGAATTGGGCGGCGCGAGGCTGCGCACTGGCAGGACGAGCGGATAGCGTAAGGCGGGCTCTGCGATCACTTGTGCGCACACTCACGTTGCTTTACCCACCG GAAGCAAACACGGGGGAACATAACGCTAAAGAGGTAGAGCCAGCTAACACGGGTGAGAATGAAATGTCAGCACTACCGGTGCCCAAAGCTTTTGCTGATAGCCGACGGTCATCTGCTGCAAGCGCTATCTCTGCCGCTTCTATGCAACCTGAAAA caTTCCAGATGTAGACGAAGACATAGCTAAGTTAATTAGTACTAACCCAACAGAGCAAGCTAACTTGGAGGTAGAGAAACGAGACAGGAGTAAAGCCAGTTCCGCTTCACCCCAAGACCGCCTTTCGCTTTCAAATTTATCCTCCTGTGATACTAGCTCCTGCAGGAATCTTCTTAGACCTGACGGGGAACAAGCGAGTGCCACTTACAATAGCAGTAGTTTAACTATACCTAACCTAGTCGTGTCAGATGATAGTGATAAGAGATCGTTAATACAGGGAGAAACTTATGAATCGGACCAATTGACTATAATAGACATCGACAAACCGTATACGGATGAAGTACATTTTCACGATTTGTGCGAAAGAGCGGCGTCAGCTAGCGGCGACTGCACCCCAGAAAGAAAACTTTCTAGCGTAGACTTAGAGATTGATGCAACGAGCTCAGAAGGGTCCAACATTAGCGATGATTTTAGCTTAATCTCGGAAATTATTGATACAAAACCTGAAGAACTAGAAGAAGGAGTTGGGATGGGACACATTGATTCACCTGAAATATCAGAAACTACATACATGAACTCGGAAACTATACATGGAGAATCTATAATGGACGATATTAGCTCGATGCTGGGGCAAGACGTTCTTCTAGCCATGATGGGCAAAAACGGAGACAACGAAACTTACACAGACGACACGACATTATTTACGTCTGATACAGTATCAGACATTCCCTTTGATAGTCGTAATCCCAGTATAGAAAAAACACATGAACCAAAAAACAGGTACATATCCAAAATAAAGAAACCTATAGATGCTGACGTGGAAAAATTTGGTTTTGAAAATCGGGTATTTTACCTTGAAAACACGACTAAAGCTGAAGAACAAGTCAAATATTGTAGCTTAGCACATTTTGAAGAAGGTAGCGATATAGCAAGAAAATCATTTCGAAAACACATGCgtaaaagtgtaaaaaaacGTGTTGATGACAGCGGTGTGAAACATTTGCTTCCCAGATCAACAACAGAGGAGGTGCTTAAAACCGAAGAGACATCTCGTCAAGGTTCGCCAAAACCCCAAACGTTACTTGGCTTGGAAGAGAAAAGGTTAGTAGAACACGAGCAAACGCCAATGTTTCCCCAAGTCAGTGTTGTAGTAGAACCTCCATCGCCTTCGCATAGTGATGATAAGAAAAGTATAAAGAGCTCAAGTAGAATGGCTTCAGTTTTGAGTGACATATTTGATCACGGCACAGACACATTGAGTGTGCACTCGCCAGAGCCAAGTATGTCTACCGCAAGAGAACGTCGTCAATCAGATAATCCACGACTTCTTGGCTCTGACTCGGAGTATGGACAGTTTTTAAGTTGTTCACCGGCGGCTACGAGACGAATTTCATGCGGAAGTCTTTTCAAACCTGGTGAGACAGACAA ACTATCAACCTCAGTGTCGTCGATTTGGGGGGAAGGCGGTTCATTTGGAGGTTGTCAAACAAAGTCTGAAGCAAGTGACAAAGCTAAAAAACTACCAATAATCAACCCCTTAGTTCAACTGCCTGCTTGGCCCCACGTCGCCCAAGGGTTTATAAGTCAATGTCTCCTTGCAAATGCTGATGCTCTTTGTGCAGCTGTAAGCCCGTTAATGGACCCTGACGAAACACTTCTAGAAGGCTTCTACGAAAAAGCTGTGATGAATAATTACTTTGGAATTGGGATTGATGCTAAAATAACTCttgattttcataataaaagagAAGAACACCCGGAGAAGTGCAGGTCAAGAGCCAGAAATTATATGTGGTATGGTGTTCTGGGATCTAAAGAATGGGTCAACAGGACATATAG acATTTAGGCCAACGAGTTCAACTTGAATGCGACGGTCAGAGAATTCCATTACCAGAACTCCAGGGCATCGTTGTCCTAAATATACCATCGTTCATGGGTGGAACCAACTTTTGGGGCGGTACACGGGGCGATGACCTATTTTTGGCACCTTCGTTTGATGACAGAGTTCTGGAA GTAGTAGCAGTATTCGGTTCAGCGCAAATGGCAGCATCTCGTCTTATAAACCTGCAAAAGCATCGGATAGCCCAGTGCCGGGCAGTCCAAATTAATATCTTGGGAGATGAATGCGTCCCCGTGCAGGTGGATGGAGAGGCTTGGCTCCAGCCACCGGGATGTGTAAGGATCATACACAAGAATAGAGCTCAGATGTTATGCCGTTCTAGGGCCCTGGAGACTAGTTTAAG AGCATGGGATGAAAAGCAACAACAGAAGTCCCAGGTTGGTGGATCAGCGCGTGCTTTGCCACCAGCGGAAGCCGCTCACCTGCTAAGCCTTCTAGATGATATCAACACTATCGTCAAGCAT GTGAAGCTAGCATGTATCAGCGAAAGTGGGTCTGGTAGGATATCAAGTGCTCTATCAACAGCCAGACGTGTGGCAGCACAGGCTGACGCATTACAGGATGCAGATGGCAGATTACTCCCCGCTCCACAGCTAAGAAGATTGCTTGCGGCACTG ATTGAAAGCTGCCATGAACTGCTGGATAGTGGGGCTGTAGGCAGTGCGGCTTGTGGGTTGCGCGCGCAACTTGCACGGTGCGTTATCAAGGACGGATTCGTCTATATCAACGCTGAAGAG GCCCCGAAGAAAAGCAGCCGCTGGCTGAGAAGTCGCCGAAGCGTGTCCGAAGGTGGCACAGCGCCAGCGCAGACTGCCCAAGTCAGGTCGTGGGGCATCAAAGAAGTCCAAGCCTGGCTAGAGACCATAGAGCTAGGCGAATACTCTGAAGCTTTCGCGAAACATGACATCACTGGGCGGGAACTCTTGTCCCTGGCGCGCCGTGACCTACGCGATCTGGGAGTGACGAAAGTGGGACACGTCAAGAGGATCCTTCAAGCTGTCAAAGAACTACAGTGA